One window of the Conexibacter sp. SYSU D00693 genome contains the following:
- the rplM gene encoding 50S ribosomal protein L13 yields MKTYVANPETRERNWLVVDATGQTLGRLATQIADALRGKRKPEYTPHVDTGDFVIVVNAEKISVSGSKRTEKIYYRHSGFPGGLKERTLAEMLERRPEEVIRLAVKGMLPKNRLARKQLTKLKVYAGPEHPHAAQQPVPMEVQS; encoded by the coding sequence GTGAAGACCTACGTCGCCAATCCTGAGACCCGCGAGCGCAACTGGCTCGTCGTCGACGCCACCGGGCAGACGCTCGGCCGCCTCGCGACGCAGATCGCCGACGCTCTGCGTGGCAAGCGCAAGCCCGAGTACACGCCCCACGTCGACACGGGGGACTTCGTGATCGTCGTGAACGCCGAGAAGATCTCGGTGTCCGGGTCCAAGCGCACCGAGAAGATCTACTACCGGCACTCCGGCTTCCCGGGCGGCCTCAAGGAGCGCACGCTCGCCGAGATGCTCGAGCGGCGCCCCGAGGAGGTCATCCGCCTCGCGGTCAAGGGGATGCTGCCCAAGAACCGCCTCGCGCGCAAGCAGCTCACCAAGCTCAAGGTCTACGCCGGCCCCGAGCATCCGCACGCCGCGCAGCAGCCCGTTCCGATGGAGGTCCAGTCCTAG
- the rpsI gene encoding 30S ribosomal protein S9 — protein sequence MSDETPQPDEQQEALEAAAANEVPQPDADATPEAPAADEAPATEDAPVAEVPAAEGEPITPSAAGIEHEDEADTEDDEEPAAPRVKPAIPGADLEVDIVLDETTERDPYALDDDDEPVAEGDEDEDEVADEPIAAVSIDLAADARYRATGKRKSGVARVTLKPGTGAYTVNGKDLNDYFPRETLQRTIRQPLETVGYEDRLDVVARIHGGGVAAQAGALRHGISRALLEADPNLRLELKRRGFLTRDARVKERKKAGLKKARKRPQFSKR from the coding sequence ATGAGCGACGAGACGCCGCAGCCCGACGAGCAGCAGGAGGCCCTCGAGGCCGCTGCCGCCAACGAGGTCCCGCAGCCCGACGCCGACGCCACCCCCGAGGCCCCGGCCGCCGACGAGGCGCCGGCCACGGAGGACGCACCCGTCGCCGAGGTCCCCGCCGCCGAGGGCGAGCCGATCACGCCGTCGGCCGCCGGCATCGAGCACGAGGACGAGGCCGACACCGAGGACGACGAGGAGCCCGCCGCGCCGCGCGTCAAGCCGGCCATCCCGGGCGCCGACCTCGAGGTCGACATCGTCCTGGACGAGACCACCGAGCGCGACCCGTACGCGCTCGACGACGACGACGAGCCCGTCGCCGAGGGCGACGAGGACGAGGACGAGGTCGCCGACGAGCCGATCGCGGCCGTCTCGATCGACCTGGCCGCCGACGCGCGCTACCGCGCGACCGGCAAGCGCAAGTCGGGCGTCGCCCGCGTGACGCTGAAGCCCGGCACTGGCGCCTACACGGTCAACGGCAAGGACCTCAACGACTACTTCCCGCGCGAGACGCTGCAGCGGACGATCCGCCAGCCGCTGGAGACCGTCGGCTACGAGGACCGCCTCGACGTCGTCGCCCGCATCCACGGTGGTGGCGTCGCCGCCCAGGCCGGTGCCCTGCGCCACGGCATCTCCCGCGCGCTGCTGGAGGCCGACCCGAACCTGCGCCTCGAGCTCAAGCGCCGCGGCTTCCTCACGCGTGACGCGCGCGTGAAGGAGCGCAAGAAGGCCGGCCTCAAGAAGGCCCGCAAGCGGCCGCAGTTCTCGAAGCGCTAG
- the glmM gene encoding phosphoglucosamine mutase, producing the protein MSRKLFGTDGVRGVAGELLTAELAVALGRAACEVLPAPAPRMLVLRDTRESGQMLEAALAAGAASAGAEVLLGGVLPTPAAPLLLGRYGFDLAAVISASHNPYRDNGIKLFGADGFKLSDEAEAAIEAHMAQAPGPATSIGRIRQLHGTLEDYLRELGARFSDLDLTGANVLLDCANGATYQAAPEVFRRLGADVTVVADTPDGRNINDGCGSTHVEALAEQVVAGGHDLGFAFDGDGDRVLAVDRTGAVVDGDELIALATLHLRQTGRLAGNGVAVTVMTNYGFHAAMREAGVEVAITSVGDRYVLEELRARGWALGGEQSGHIIDMGFVPSGDGIASALLTMEALAGGDLAQRGAMEKLPQRLVNVPVGDRDAAMASGELAEAIERESQALEGRGRVLVRPSGTEQLVRVMVEAPSAEEADGACDRLVSVVQAGSASAAS; encoded by the coding sequence ATCTCCCGGAAGCTCTTCGGGACCGACGGCGTCCGGGGCGTCGCCGGCGAGCTGCTCACCGCAGAGCTCGCCGTCGCCCTGGGCCGCGCCGCCTGCGAGGTCCTGCCGGCGCCCGCGCCGCGCATGCTCGTCCTGCGCGACACGCGCGAGTCGGGCCAGATGCTCGAGGCGGCGCTCGCCGCCGGTGCCGCGTCGGCCGGCGCCGAGGTCCTCCTCGGCGGCGTCCTGCCGACCCCGGCCGCGCCGCTGCTGCTCGGCCGCTACGGGTTCGACCTCGCCGCGGTCATCTCCGCGTCGCACAACCCGTACCGCGACAACGGCATCAAGCTCTTCGGCGCGGACGGCTTCAAGCTCTCCGACGAGGCCGAGGCCGCCATCGAGGCCCACATGGCGCAGGCGCCGGGCCCCGCGACGAGCATCGGCCGGATCCGCCAGCTGCACGGCACGCTCGAGGACTACCTGCGCGAGCTCGGCGCGCGCTTCAGCGACCTCGACCTGACCGGCGCGAACGTCCTGCTGGACTGCGCCAACGGCGCGACCTACCAGGCCGCGCCGGAGGTCTTCCGGCGCCTCGGGGCCGACGTCACCGTCGTCGCCGACACGCCCGACGGGCGCAACATCAACGACGGCTGCGGGTCCACCCACGTCGAAGCGCTGGCCGAGCAGGTCGTCGCCGGCGGCCACGACCTGGGCTTCGCCTTCGACGGCGACGGCGACCGCGTCCTGGCCGTCGACCGCACCGGCGCGGTCGTCGACGGCGACGAGCTCATCGCCCTGGCCACGCTGCACCTGCGCCAGACCGGCCGCCTGGCCGGCAACGGCGTCGCCGTGACGGTCATGACGAACTACGGCTTCCACGCGGCGATGCGCGAGGCCGGCGTCGAGGTCGCGATCACGAGCGTCGGCGACCGCTACGTGCTCGAGGAGCTGCGCGCCCGCGGCTGGGCGCTGGGCGGCGAGCAGTCCGGCCACATCATCGACATGGGCTTCGTGCCCAGCGGCGACGGCATCGCCAGCGCGCTGCTGACGATGGAGGCGCTGGCCGGCGGCGACCTCGCGCAGCGCGGCGCGATGGAGAAGCTCCCGCAGCGGCTGGTGAACGTCCCCGTGGGCGACCGCGACGCGGCGATGGCCTCCGGCGAGCTGGCCGAGGCGATCGAGCGCGAGTCCCAGGCCCTCGAGGGCCGCGGCCGCGTCCTCGTGCGCCCCTCGGGGACCGAGCAGCTCGTCCGCGTGATGGTCGAGGCCCCCTCCGCCGAGGAGGCCGACGGCGCGTGTGACCGCCTGGTCAGCGTCGTCCAGGCGGGATCCGCCAGCGCGGCCTCGTAA
- the glmS gene encoding glutamine--fructose-6-phosphate transaminase (isomerizing), with product MCGIVGYVGKRQDVRELLLEGLRRLEYRGYDSAGISVLQGGDISAVRAVGNLDNLEQAVQGAPDGEGCTGIGHTRWATHGRVNEENAHPHFDTQDRVHVVVNGIVENYLPLKRRLAQEGARFTSETDAEVIAHLVAHHLGDGADTLAEAVRRTYLELQGHFAFVAMAKDDPETLVGARKECPLVVGIGEGETFLGSAIPAFLEHTKNVQYIENGELVVVTPEGARFLTPEGEQLDRDVVEISWDEEAAEKGGYETFMLKEIYEQADAVAETIADRAVRDDGVDLDDEGMLDEAVLRDAKRIIVLGCGTSYHAGLIGSYAMEQWARMPIGVDVASEYRYRDPVVGPGDLVIGITQSGETADTLAAMRIAKERGATILAITNVRGSQATRDADGVLFTRAGLEVSVAATKTFVCQVAAMYLLGLKLAEVRGTLEPERLRELVAGLKRLPHDIDVLLQTLDVEEIAQAHFEKEFFLYIGRHVGLSVALEGALKLKEISYISCDAYAAGEMKHGPIALLDESTPVVAVATDSPILDKMVSNMQEVRARGAHVIAVAAEGNPEVGEHAADVIRVPSTDWMLQPLLAVIPLQVLAYRVARLRGLNVDQPRNLAKTVTVE from the coding sequence ATGTGCGGCATCGTCGGCTACGTCGGGAAGCGCCAGGACGTGCGGGAGCTCCTGCTCGAGGGGCTGCGCCGGCTCGAGTACCGGGGCTACGACTCGGCGGGCATCTCCGTCCTGCAGGGCGGCGACATCAGCGCCGTGCGCGCGGTGGGCAACCTCGACAACCTCGAGCAGGCCGTCCAGGGCGCGCCCGACGGCGAGGGGTGCACCGGCATCGGGCACACGCGCTGGGCGACCCACGGGCGGGTCAACGAGGAGAACGCCCACCCGCACTTCGACACGCAGGACCGCGTCCACGTCGTGGTCAACGGCATCGTCGAGAACTACCTGCCGCTCAAGCGCCGCCTGGCCCAGGAGGGCGCGAGGTTCACGAGCGAGACCGACGCCGAGGTCATCGCGCACCTCGTCGCCCACCACCTCGGCGACGGCGCCGACACGCTGGCCGAGGCGGTCCGCCGCACGTACCTCGAGCTCCAGGGCCACTTCGCCTTCGTCGCGATGGCCAAGGACGACCCCGAGACGCTCGTCGGCGCCCGCAAGGAGTGCCCGCTGGTCGTCGGCATCGGCGAGGGCGAGACGTTCCTGGGCTCTGCGATCCCCGCCTTCCTCGAGCACACGAAGAACGTCCAGTACATCGAGAACGGCGAGCTGGTCGTCGTCACGCCGGAGGGCGCGCGGTTCCTGACGCCGGAGGGCGAGCAGCTGGACCGCGACGTCGTCGAGATCTCCTGGGACGAGGAGGCCGCCGAGAAGGGCGGCTACGAGACGTTCATGCTCAAGGAGATCTACGAGCAGGCCGACGCGGTCGCCGAGACGATCGCCGACCGCGCGGTGCGCGACGACGGCGTCGACCTCGACGACGAGGGCATGCTCGACGAGGCGGTCCTGCGCGACGCCAAGCGGATCATCGTCCTGGGCTGTGGCACCTCGTACCACGCGGGGCTCATCGGCTCCTACGCGATGGAGCAGTGGGCGCGGATGCCGATCGGCGTCGACGTCGCCTCGGAGTACCGCTACCGCGACCCGGTGGTCGGGCCGGGCGACCTGGTCATCGGCATCACGCAGTCGGGGGAGACGGCCGACACGCTGGCCGCGATGCGCATCGCCAAGGAGCGCGGCGCGACGATCCTCGCGATCACCAACGTCCGCGGCTCGCAGGCCACGCGCGACGCCGACGGCGTGCTGTTCACCCGCGCGGGGCTCGAGGTCTCGGTCGCCGCCACGAAGACCTTCGTCTGCCAGGTGGCGGCCATGTACCTCCTCGGGCTGAAGCTCGCCGAGGTCCGCGGGACGCTCGAGCCCGAGCGCCTGCGCGAGCTCGTCGCCGGCCTCAAGCGCCTGCCGCACGACATCGACGTGCTGCTGCAGACCCTCGACGTCGAGGAGATCGCCCAGGCGCACTTCGAGAAGGAGTTCTTCCTCTACATCGGGCGCCACGTCGGGCTGTCGGTCGCGCTCGAGGGCGCGCTGAAGCTCAAGGAGATCTCCTACATCTCCTGCGACGCCTACGCGGCGGGCGAGATGAAGCACGGGCCGATCGCCCTGCTCGACGAGTCCACGCCGGTCGTCGCCGTCGCGACCGACTCGCCGATCCTGGACAAGATGGTCTCCAACATGCAGGAGGTCCGAGCCCGCGGGGCGCACGTCATCGCGGTGGCGGCCGAGGGCAACCCGGAGGTCGGCGAGCACGCGGCCGACGTCATCCGGGTCCCGTCGACCGACTGGATGCTCCAGCCGCTGCTGGCCGTCATCCCGCTGCAGGTGCTGGCCTACCGCGTCGCACGGCTGCGCGGCCTCAACGTGGACCAGCCCCGCAACCTGGCGAAGACCGTCACCGTCGAGTAG
- a CDS encoding NAD(P)H-hydrate dehydratase, whose amino-acid sequence MSLPPWLEPLPDAAQMRETDRWAIEERGIPGTQLMERAGTALADGVARCAAGGRVAVVCGGGNNGGDGYVAARVLAERGREVVLLAAKDPSALRGDAAWAAGTWDGPVAPFSPEALAGASVVVDCLLGTGVTGAPREDAAAVIRAMREGDVPVVACDVPSGVDASTGEVAGDAVDAVLTVTFHRAKPGLWIAPGKQHAGEVEVVGIGIPDGAPVAPEAGLLRDEVLDLHPARAVDGTKFASGHVLVVGGSRGLTGAPCLAASAAMRAGAGYVTACVPASLEPIFEVKLTEVMTAALPDDEAGALRADAASGALSRTDRGGALVLGPGLGRADGALACAREVAARAEVALVLDADGLNAHAGRIADLAARTAPTILTPHGGELARLLDVDSDEVRAHRLALVRRAAKEAGAIVVLKGDDTLVCTPDGTVAVSPGGAPALATAGTGDVLSGVVGAFVARGMEPFAAACAAVHVHAEAGRRLAVSLGAEGVIAGDVVDELPLVLRG is encoded by the coding sequence GTGTCGCTCCCGCCGTGGCTCGAGCCGCTGCCGGACGCCGCGCAGATGCGCGAGACCGACCGGTGGGCGATCGAGGAGCGGGGGATCCCGGGCACGCAGCTCATGGAGCGCGCCGGGACGGCGCTGGCCGACGGCGTGGCGCGCTGCGCCGCGGGCGGCCGGGTGGCGGTCGTCTGCGGCGGGGGCAACAACGGCGGCGACGGCTACGTCGCCGCGCGGGTGCTCGCCGAGCGCGGCCGCGAGGTCGTGCTGCTGGCCGCGAAGGACCCCTCGGCCCTGCGCGGGGACGCGGCGTGGGCGGCGGGGACGTGGGACGGGCCGGTGGCGCCGTTCTCGCCCGAGGCGCTCGCCGGCGCGTCGGTCGTCGTCGACTGCCTGCTCGGGACGGGGGTGACCGGCGCCCCGCGTGAGGACGCCGCGGCCGTCATCCGGGCGATGCGGGAGGGCGACGTCCCGGTCGTCGCGTGCGACGTCCCGAGCGGGGTCGACGCGTCGACCGGCGAGGTGGCGGGCGATGCGGTCGACGCGGTGCTCACCGTCACGTTCCACCGCGCGAAGCCCGGGCTGTGGATCGCGCCGGGCAAGCAGCACGCCGGCGAGGTGGAGGTCGTCGGCATCGGCATCCCGGACGGCGCACCGGTCGCCCCGGAGGCCGGGCTGCTGCGCGATGAGGTGCTGGACCTGCACCCGGCGCGCGCGGTCGACGGCACGAAGTTCGCCTCCGGCCACGTGCTCGTCGTCGGCGGCTCGCGCGGGCTGACCGGCGCGCCGTGCCTGGCCGCCTCGGCGGCGATGCGCGCGGGCGCCGGCTACGTCACGGCGTGCGTGCCGGCGTCGCTCGAGCCGATCTTCGAGGTGAAGCTCACCGAGGTCATGACCGCCGCGTTGCCCGACGACGAGGCGGGCGCCCTGCGGGCCGACGCCGCGAGCGGGGCGCTGTCGCGCACCGACCGCGGCGGGGCGCTGGTGCTCGGCCCCGGCCTCGGTCGCGCCGACGGCGCGCTCGCCTGCGCCCGCGAGGTGGCGGCGCGCGCCGAGGTCGCGCTCGTCCTCGACGCCGACGGCCTCAACGCCCACGCCGGCCGGATCGCCGATCTCGCGGCCCGCACCGCGCCGACGATCCTCACGCCCCACGGCGGCGAGCTCGCGCGGCTGCTCGACGTCGACAGCGACGAGGTGCGCGCGCACCGCCTGGCGCTCGTGCGCCGGGCGGCGAAGGAGGCCGGCGCGATCGTCGTCCTCAAGGGCGACGACACGCTGGTCTGCACGCCCGACGGCACGGTCGCCGTCTCGCCCGGCGGCGCGCCGGCGCTGGCCACCGCGGGGACCGGCGACGTGCTGTCCGGCGTGGTCGGCGCGTTCGTCGCCCGCGGCATGGAGCCGTTCGCCGCCGCGTGCGCTGCGGTGCACGTCCACGCCGAGGCCGGGCGGCGCCTGGCGGTCTCGCTGGGCGCCGAGGGCGTCATCGCCGGCGACGTCGTGGACGAGCTCCCGCTCGTCCTGCGCGGGTAG
- a CDS encoding CBS domain-containing protein, with protein sequence MPSVFVRDVMDPEPVTVTPETGVEEVWRLMKDNELPGLPVVNEGGRCVGIVTEADLVIADEEGDLHVPKYIELFGGLVFLEPLRQFERRLRKAAATTVGELMTEDPVTIEPDATVRKAARVIADRHHNRLPVVEHGRLVGLVTRIDVLRALADEGE encoded by the coding sequence ATGCCATCGGTCTTCGTCCGTGACGTCATGGACCCCGAGCCCGTGACCGTCACGCCGGAGACGGGCGTGGAGGAGGTCTGGCGGCTCATGAAGGACAACGAGCTGCCCGGGCTGCCCGTGGTCAACGAGGGCGGGCGGTGCGTCGGGATCGTCACCGAGGCCGACCTCGTCATCGCCGACGAGGAGGGCGACCTCCACGTCCCGAAGTACATCGAGCTCTTCGGCGGGCTCGTCTTCCTCGAGCCGCTGCGCCAGTTCGAGCGGCGCCTGCGCAAGGCGGCCGCGACGACGGTGGGCGAGCTGATGACCGAGGACCCGGTGACGATCGAGCCCGACGCGACCGTCCGCAAGGCCGCGCGCGTCATCGCCGACCGCCACCACAACCGGCTGCCGGTCGTGGAGCACGGGCGCCTCGTGGGGCTCGTGACGCGCATCGACGTGCTGCGCGCCCTGGCCGACGAGGGGGAGTGA
- the alr gene encoding alanine racemase, protein MTPASGASRALARVDLGAIADNVRRLQDVAGVPVCAVVKADAYGHGAVPVARAAQAAGAAWLAVSTAREAAQLRAAGLEGRILVMGALAPEEAQVALAAQADVVVWHAALLELPFPHVHVKLDTGMGRFGTRDAAHATALARRLAQEGRLAGLMTHFATADDREDPFFDQQLERFTAWVDGLRPELADDLVVHAANSAATLREPGARFDLVRPGVALYGLDPFGVDPDEHGLRPALELTSWVATVKRCRAGESAGYGRRFVAQRDTVVATVPIGYGDGWRRALTNNGEVLVRGRRVPIAGTVSMDAITLDLGPEGGARVGDEVVLIGTRDGERVDAEEVARRLGTINYEVTCGLLPRVPRRHVEGAA, encoded by the coding sequence GTGACCCCAGCGTCCGGGGCGTCCCGCGCGCTGGCCCGCGTCGACCTCGGGGCGATCGCGGACAACGTCCGGCGGCTGCAGGACGTCGCCGGCGTGCCGGTCTGCGCGGTCGTGAAGGCCGACGCCTACGGCCACGGCGCGGTGCCCGTCGCGCGAGCCGCCCAGGCCGCGGGCGCCGCGTGGCTCGCGGTGTCCACCGCGCGCGAGGCGGCGCAGCTGCGCGCGGCGGGTCTCGAGGGGCGGATCCTCGTCATGGGCGCCCTCGCGCCCGAGGAGGCGCAGGTCGCGCTCGCCGCCCAGGCCGACGTCGTCGTCTGGCACGCGGCGCTGCTCGAGCTGCCGTTCCCGCACGTCCACGTGAAGCTCGACACCGGGATGGGGCGCTTCGGCACCCGCGACGCCGCGCACGCGACGGCGCTGGCACGCCGCCTCGCGCAGGAGGGCCGGCTCGCCGGCCTGATGACCCACTTCGCCACCGCCGACGACCGCGAGGACCCGTTCTTCGACCAGCAGCTCGAGCGCTTCACGGCCTGGGTCGACGGGCTGCGCCCGGAGCTGGCCGACGACCTGGTCGTCCATGCCGCCAACAGCGCCGCGACGCTGCGCGAGCCCGGCGCGCGGTTCGACCTGGTGCGCCCCGGCGTCGCGCTCTACGGGCTGGACCCGTTCGGCGTCGACCCCGACGAGCACGGCCTGCGCCCGGCGCTCGAGCTGACCTCCTGGGTGGCCACGGTCAAGCGCTGCCGGGCGGGGGAGAGCGCCGGCTACGGCCGGCGGTTCGTCGCGCAGCGCGACACCGTCGTCGCGACGGTCCCGATCGGCTACGGCGACGGCTGGCGCCGCGCGCTGACCAACAACGGCGAGGTCCTCGTCCGCGGCCGGCGCGTCCCGATCGCCGGGACGGTCTCCATGGACGCGATCACGCTCGACCTCGGGCCGGAGGGCGGCGCGCGGGTGGGCGACGAGGTCGTCCTCATCGGCACGCGCGACGGCGAGCGCGTCGACGCCGAGGAGGTCGCGCGGCGCCTGGGCACCATCAACTACGAGGTCACCTGCGGGCTGCTGCCGCGGGTCCCGCGCCGCCACGTGGAGGGCGCCGCTTGA
- a CDS encoding HD domain-containing protein, which produces MSAALDAARAALRDVPAWVVGGAVRDRLLGRDVGDVDVVVDGDVRRAARRVALEGGGPAFELSGTFGAWRVLAGDRSWQLDVMALQGASLEDDLARRDFTVNAIAEPLEGGELVDPHGGTADVERRLLRMVSPQAFDDDPLRVLRLARFASELALDVDPATRDAARERAPRIVQVAQERVFAELKRLVAGPDPVGGLALLDELGLTAFVLPELDGLRGVAQNRFHHRDVHGHTLEVLQAAVDLAADPGAVLGDAALGERVAAYLAEPLADELDRGGALRLGCLLHDAAKPQTRTDFGEGRVGFPGHDVQGADVAREALTRLRASEKLRGHVAALARHHLVLGFLVHEMPLGPREVHAYLERTAPVSADVTLLTVCDRLATRGDNAPRAIARHLELARVLLAAALDRRDAGRVAPLVRGDELAAELGIAPGPELGRLLRELEAARYAGEVRTREEAVAHARRALAGG; this is translated from the coding sequence TTGAGCGCGGCGCTGGACGCCGCGCGCGCGGCGCTGCGCGACGTGCCGGCGTGGGTCGTCGGCGGCGCGGTGCGCGACCGGCTCCTGGGGCGCGACGTGGGCGACGTGGACGTCGTCGTGGACGGCGACGTCCGGCGGGCGGCCCGGCGCGTGGCCCTGGAGGGCGGCGGGCCGGCCTTCGAGCTCAGCGGGACCTTCGGCGCCTGGCGCGTCCTGGCCGGCGACCGCTCGTGGCAGCTCGACGTCATGGCGCTGCAGGGCGCCTCGCTCGAGGACGACCTCGCCCGGCGGGACTTCACCGTCAACGCGATCGCCGAGCCGTTGGAGGGCGGCGAGCTCGTCGACCCCCACGGCGGGACCGCGGACGTCGAGCGCCGGCTGCTGCGGATGGTCTCGCCGCAGGCCTTCGACGACGACCCGCTGCGCGTCCTGCGCCTCGCGCGCTTCGCCTCCGAGCTCGCGCTCGACGTCGACCCGGCCACGCGCGACGCGGCGCGCGAGCGGGCGCCGCGCATCGTCCAGGTCGCCCAGGAGCGCGTCTTCGCCGAGCTCAAGCGGCTCGTCGCGGGCCCTGACCCGGTCGGCGGGCTGGCGCTGCTCGACGAACTCGGGCTGACGGCGTTCGTCCTGCCCGAGCTCGACGGCCTGCGCGGCGTCGCCCAGAACCGCTTCCACCACCGCGACGTCCACGGCCACACGCTCGAGGTCCTCCAGGCGGCTGTGGACCTGGCCGCCGACCCGGGTGCGGTGCTGGGCGACGCGGCGCTGGGCGAGCGCGTCGCGGCCTACCTCGCCGAGCCGCTGGCCGACGAGCTCGACCGCGGCGGCGCGCTGCGCCTCGGCTGCCTGCTGCACGACGCCGCCAAGCCGCAGACGCGCACGGACTTCGGCGAGGGGCGCGTCGGCTTCCCGGGCCACGACGTGCAGGGCGCCGACGTCGCGCGCGAGGCGCTCACCCGGCTGCGCGCCAGCGAGAAGCTGCGCGGCCACGTCGCGGCGCTGGCCCGCCACCACCTCGTCCTCGGCTTCCTCGTGCACGAGATGCCGCTCGGCCCGCGCGAGGTCCATGCCTACCTCGAGCGCACCGCCCCGGTCAGCGCCGACGTGACGCTCCTGACGGTCTGCGACCGGCTCGCCACGCGTGGCGACAACGCGCCGCGGGCGATCGCCAGGCACCTCGAGCTGGCCCGGGTCCTGCTGGCCGCGGCGCTCGACCGCCGCGACGCGGGACGGGTGGCGCCGCTGGTGCGCGGCGACGAGCTCGCGGCCGAGCTCGGCATCGCGCCGGGGCCCGAGCTCGGGCGGCTGCTGCGCGAGCTCGAGGCCGCGCGCTACGCCGGGGAGGTCCGCACGCGCGAGGAGGCCGTCGCCCACGCCCGCCGGGCGCTGGCGGGCGGGTAG
- a CDS encoding HIT family protein produces the protein MADCIFCGIVAGDIPATKVAEDERTVAFMDINPATRGHALVIPKRHATDLLEISPEDLAACAQMAQRVAQKAKDALGADGVNLINSCGPDAWQTVFHFHLHVIPRYKGDPLKLPWVPGPGDMDEIKAAGEALAA, from the coding sequence GTGGCCGACTGCATCTTCTGCGGGATCGTGGCGGGCGACATCCCGGCGACCAAGGTCGCCGAGGACGAGCGCACCGTCGCGTTCATGGACATCAACCCGGCGACGCGGGGACACGCGCTCGTGATCCCCAAGCGGCACGCGACCGACCTCCTCGAGATCAGCCCCGAGGACCTCGCGGCCTGCGCGCAGATGGCCCAGCGGGTGGCGCAGAAGGCCAAGGACGCGCTGGGCGCCGACGGGGTGAACCTCATCAACTCGTGCGGTCCGGACGCGTGGCAGACGGTCTTCCACTTCCACCTGCACGTAATCCCGCGCTACAAGGGCGACCCGCTCAAGCTCCCATGGGTCCCGGGACCGGGGGACATGGACGAGATCAAGGCGGCCGGGGAGGCGCTCGCAGCGTGA
- a CDS encoding enoyl-CoA hydratase/isomerase family protein has protein sequence MIDISQDGPLTVLTFSNGEVNLWDKAFGDEWRAAIERLVAEPPRGLLIRAEGRIVTGGVDVHEFEGLNRETGGSLWSELIAFVQSVEDLPCPTVFAAHALCLTWGFEIAMACDLLVASEKAKFGLVEKVVGITPAMGGTQRLALRAGPARAKEFVMTGELYDAPTLHGWGAVNKVWPAASFEDEARAFARSLADGPTQAHAVTKKLVDVSVADGARAADALVPELCGGLFDTEDAQNAIASFLRDGPGKATYVGR, from the coding sequence GTGATCGACATCAGCCAGGACGGGCCGCTGACGGTCCTGACGTTCTCCAACGGCGAGGTCAACCTCTGGGACAAGGCCTTCGGCGACGAGTGGCGTGCCGCCATCGAGCGCCTGGTGGCCGAGCCGCCGCGCGGCCTGCTGATCCGCGCCGAGGGGCGGATCGTCACCGGCGGCGTCGACGTCCACGAGTTCGAGGGGCTCAACCGCGAGACGGGCGGCTCGCTGTGGTCCGAGCTCATCGCGTTCGTGCAGTCCGTCGAGGACCTGCCGTGCCCGACGGTCTTCGCCGCCCACGCGCTCTGCCTGACCTGGGGCTTCGAGATCGCGATGGCCTGCGACCTGCTCGTCGCCAGCGAGAAGGCCAAGTTCGGCCTGGTGGAGAAGGTCGTGGGGATCACGCCGGCGATGGGCGGCACCCAGCGCCTGGCGCTGCGGGCCGGCCCGGCGCGGGCCAAGGAGTTCGTCATGACGGGCGAGCTCTACGACGCGCCGACGCTGCACGGCTGGGGCGCGGTGAACAAGGTCTGGCCGGCGGCGTCCTTCGAGGACGAGGCGCGGGCGTTCGCGCGCTCGCTGGCCGACGGCCCGACGCAGGCCCACGCGGTGACCAAGAAGCTCGTCGACGTCTCGGTCGCCGACGGCGCGCGGGCCGCGGACGCGCTCGTGCCCGAGCTCTGCGGCGGCCTGTTCGACACCGAGGACGCGCAGAACGCCATCGCCTCGTTCCTGCGCGACGGGCCGGGCAAGGCCACGTACGTCGGCCGCTAG